One window of the Paraburkholderia sp. PGU19 genome contains the following:
- the queD gene encoding 6-carboxytetrahydropterin synthase QueD: MTITRKLEFDAGHRIPDHRSQCRNLHGHRYVLEITLQGDLVETEGAPDRGMVMDFADVKALANEHLVDKWDHAFLVYEGDTQVRGFLESMAGHKTIVLDRIPTVENLAAVAFDILANVYDAHYGVNLRLHKVRLYETPNCWADVVRD, from the coding sequence CTGACGATTACACGAAAACTCGAATTCGACGCGGGCCACCGCATTCCTGATCACCGCAGCCAGTGCCGCAATCTGCACGGTCATCGCTATGTGCTCGAAATTACGCTGCAAGGCGACCTCGTCGAAACGGAAGGCGCGCCGGATCGCGGCATGGTGATGGATTTCGCCGACGTGAAGGCGCTCGCGAACGAGCACCTCGTCGATAAGTGGGATCACGCGTTTCTCGTCTATGAAGGCGATACGCAGGTGCGCGGCTTTCTCGAATCGATGGCCGGTCACAAGACGATCGTGCTCGACCGCATCCCGACCGTCGAAAACCTCGCCGCCGTCGCGTTCGACATTCTCGCGAACGTCTACGACGCGCACTACGGCGTCAATCTCCGGCTGCATAAGGTGCGTCTGTACGAGACGCCGAATTGCTGGGCCGACGTCGTCCGCGACTAA
- the queC gene encoding 7-cyano-7-deazaguanine synthase QueC: MTRKDAKSSALVLFSGGQDSATCLAWALDRYETVETLGFDYGQRHRVELECREGFRSAVARTFPEWGERLGDDHMIDLSVLGSISDTAMTREIEIHAVSNGLPNTFVPGRNLMFMTIAAAIAYRRGLRVLVGGMCETDFSGYPDCRDDTMKALQVALNLGMDSRFVLETPLMWIDKADTWRLAHELGGEELVELIRVETHTCYLGERAELHAWGFGCGECPACRLRKRGYEAYLNGEQVTEPA; the protein is encoded by the coding sequence GTGACCCGCAAAGACGCCAAGAGTAGCGCGCTCGTGCTGTTTTCCGGTGGCCAGGATTCGGCCACGTGTCTCGCCTGGGCGCTGGATCGATACGAGACGGTCGAAACGCTGGGTTTCGACTACGGCCAGCGGCATCGCGTCGAACTCGAATGCCGCGAGGGATTTCGCAGCGCCGTGGCGCGCACGTTCCCCGAGTGGGGCGAGCGGCTCGGCGACGATCACATGATCGATCTGTCGGTACTCGGATCGATCAGCGATACCGCAATGACACGCGAGATCGAGATCCACGCAGTATCGAACGGTCTGCCGAATACGTTCGTACCCGGCCGCAACCTGATGTTCATGACGATCGCGGCAGCCATTGCGTATCGGCGTGGACTGCGTGTGCTGGTCGGCGGCATGTGCGAGACGGATTTCTCCGGCTACCCGGACTGCCGCGACGACACGATGAAAGCGCTGCAAGTCGCGCTGAACCTCGGCATGGACAGCCGCTTCGTGCTGGAGACACCGCTGATGTGGATCGACAAGGCCGACACGTGGCGCCTCGCGCATGAACTGGGCGGCGAAGAACTGGTCGAGCTGATTCGCGTCGAGACGCACACGTGTTATCTCGGCGAGCGCGCGGAACTGCATGCGTGGGGCTTCGGTTGTGGCGAGTGCCCGGCGTGCCGCTTGCGCAAGCGCGGTTACGAGGCGTATCTGAACGGCGAACAGGTCACGGAACCCGCTTGA
- the esaR gene encoding response regulator transcription factor EsaR — protein MATILVVDDEMGIRELLSEILSDEGHVVEVAENAQEARDYRLRQAPDLVLLDIWMPDTDGVTLLKEWAAQALLTMPVIMMSGHATIDTAVEATKIGALNFLEKPIALQKLLKAVEQGLARGSAAPAAGGVAAKPVMVTNASAVASAAALPMMSADSLSGGMLSAQTASISFDIPLRDARDAFERAYFEYHLARENGSMTRVAEKTGLERTHLYRKLKQLGVDLGKNKGE, from the coding sequence ATGGCAACCATCCTGGTGGTAGATGATGAAATGGGCATCCGGGAATTGCTCTCGGAGATCCTGAGCGACGAAGGGCATGTCGTGGAGGTCGCGGAGAACGCGCAGGAGGCGCGCGACTACCGGCTCCGCCAGGCACCCGATCTGGTGCTGCTCGACATCTGGATGCCCGATACCGATGGCGTCACGTTGCTCAAGGAATGGGCCGCGCAGGCGCTACTCACGATGCCCGTCATCATGATGTCGGGCCACGCGACCATCGATACGGCCGTCGAAGCGACCAAGATCGGCGCGCTCAACTTCCTTGAGAAACCGATCGCGCTGCAGAAGCTGCTGAAGGCCGTCGAGCAGGGGCTAGCGCGCGGCAGCGCGGCGCCCGCGGCGGGCGGCGTGGCAGCGAAGCCGGTGATGGTGACGAATGCGTCGGCCGTGGCATCGGCGGCTGCGCTGCCGATGATGTCGGCGGACAGTCTGAGCGGCGGCATGCTGTCCGCGCAGACGGCATCGATTTCATTCGACATTCCGCTGCGCGATGCACGCGACGCGTTCGAGCGCGCGTACTTCGAGTATCACCTCGCGCGCGAGAACGGCAGCATGACGCGCGTCGCCGAAAAGACGGGGCTCGAGCGAACGCATTTGTATCGCAAGCTCAAGCAGTTGGGCGTCGATCTCGGCAAGAACAAAGGCGAATAA
- the htpX gene encoding zinc metalloprotease HtpX, whose amino-acid sequence MFNWVKTAMLMAAITALFIVIGGMIGGQRGMMLALLIALGMNFFSYWFSDKMVLRMYNAQEVDETSAPQFYRMVRELSTRANLPMPRVYLIDEDQPNAFATGRNPEHAAVAATTGILRVLSEREMRGVMAHELAHVKHRDILISTISATMAGAISALANFAMFFGGRDENGRPSNPIASIAVALLAPIAAALIQMAISRAREFEADRGGAQISGDPQALASALDKIHRYANGIPFPTAEAHPATAQMMIMNPLSGGGIANLFSTHPATEERVARLMEMARTGRFD is encoded by the coding sequence ATGTTCAACTGGGTGAAAACCGCGATGCTGATGGCCGCGATCACGGCACTCTTCATCGTGATCGGCGGCATGATCGGCGGCCAGCGCGGCATGATGCTCGCGTTGCTGATCGCGCTCGGCATGAATTTCTTCTCGTACTGGTTTTCGGACAAGATGGTCCTGCGCATGTACAACGCCCAGGAAGTCGACGAAACGAGCGCGCCGCAGTTTTACCGGATGGTGCGCGAACTCTCGACACGCGCCAATCTGCCGATGCCGCGCGTCTACCTGATCGACGAAGACCAGCCGAATGCCTTCGCGACGGGCCGCAATCCGGAACACGCGGCCGTCGCCGCGACGACAGGCATTCTGCGCGTACTGTCCGAACGCGAAATGCGCGGCGTGATGGCGCACGAACTGGCGCACGTGAAGCACCGCGACATTCTGATCTCGACCATTTCGGCGACGATGGCGGGCGCGATCTCCGCGCTCGCGAACTTCGCGATGTTCTTCGGCGGGCGTGACGAAAACGGCCGTCCGTCGAATCCGATCGCGAGCATCGCCGTCGCGCTGCTTGCGCCTATCGCGGCCGCGCTGATCCAGATGGCGATTTCCCGCGCACGTGAATTCGAAGCGGACCGTGGCGGCGCGCAGATTTCGGGCGATCCGCAAGCGCTCGCGTCGGCGCTCGACAAGATTCATCGCTACGCGAACGGCATCCCGTTCCCGACGGCCGAGGCGCATCCGGCCACCGCGCAGATGATGATCATGAATCCGCTGTCGGGCGGCGGCATCGCGAACCTGTTCTCGACGCACCCGGCCACCGAGGAGCGCGTTGCCCGTCTGATGGAGATGGCGCGCACGGGACGCTTCGACTAA
- the fmt gene encoding methionyl-tRNA formyltransferase gives MSHSLRVIFAGTPEFAAAALAAIHQAGFPVPLVLTQPDRPAGRGMKLQASPVKRYAQEHGIEVAQPPSLRRNGKFPAEATAAIDQLRATPNDVMVVAAYGLLLPQEVLDIAPHGCINIHASLLPRWRGAAPIHRAIEAGDAETGITLMQMDAGLDTGAMISEVRTPIHDTDTTATLHDRLADAGAKLIVDALIELERSGKLAATPQPASGATYAEKIGKHEAALDWRRPAAELARQVRAFDPFPGGAATLDGAVLKIWSAAPIDAPSQAGPGTIVDVSPEGVVVACGDGALRITQLQKPGGKRLPVRDFLAGSTLAAGQRFDLVQSQ, from the coding sequence ATGAGTCATTCGTTGCGCGTCATCTTCGCCGGCACCCCGGAATTCGCCGCCGCGGCGCTCGCCGCGATCCACCAGGCCGGTTTTCCGGTGCCGCTCGTCCTGACCCAGCCGGACCGGCCGGCCGGCCGCGGCATGAAATTGCAGGCAAGCCCGGTCAAGCGTTACGCGCAGGAGCACGGCATCGAGGTCGCGCAGCCGCCTTCGCTGCGCCGTAACGGCAAGTTCCCGGCCGAAGCGACGGCCGCCATTGACCAGTTGCGCGCCACTCCGAACGACGTCATGGTGGTGGCCGCCTACGGCCTGTTGTTGCCGCAGGAAGTGCTCGACATCGCGCCGCATGGGTGCATCAACATTCACGCTTCGTTGCTTCCGCGCTGGCGAGGCGCGGCGCCGATTCACCGCGCAATCGAAGCAGGCGACGCCGAAACGGGCATCACGCTGATGCAGATGGACGCGGGCCTCGACACGGGCGCGATGATTTCTGAGGTCCGTACGCCGATCCACGACACCGACACGACGGCGACGCTGCATGACCGTCTCGCCGATGCGGGCGCGAAACTGATCGTCGACGCGCTGATCGAACTGGAGCGCAGCGGCAAGCTCGCAGCGACGCCACAGCCCGCCAGCGGTGCAACGTACGCCGAGAAGATTGGCAAGCACGAAGCGGCGCTCGACTGGCGGCGCCCGGCAGCGGAACTGGCGCGCCAGGTTCGCGCCTTCGACCCGTTCCCCGGCGGGGCGGCGACGCTCGACGGCGCGGTGCTGAAAATCTGGTCAGCCGCGCCTATCGACGCCCCGAGCCAGGCCGGACCCGGCACGATCGTCGACGTATCGCCCGAAGGCGTCGTCGTGGCTTGCGGCGACGGCGCGTTGCGCATCACGCAACTGCAGAAACCCGGCGGCAAACGCCTGCCGGTGCGCGATTTCCTTGCCGGCTCGACGCTTGCCGCGGGCCAGCGGTTCGACCTCGTGCAGTCACAATAA
- a CDS encoding PAS domain-containing sensor histidine kinase, which produces MLNKVRRATSVGSLVLRVLVSTVAVTAVLLLVLLAAASANTEFFDRYYGWLYAANVAVALIFMLIVAVLVVIIVTRLRKGKFGTRLLAKLAFFFALVGVVPGGIIYIVSYQFVSRSIESWFDVNVETALTSGLNLGRGMLDASLSDLQTKGRLMAEQLASADSAGTTLTLLRLRDQFGVQDATIVEPSRSMSGPTPEMHVVAQATSNYASLVPSDLPTPIMIEQARGRGFASIEGEVDGDPKARGAKGALRLRIVQRIPDANASQLQPTERFLQLTQPVSQSLARNADAVQRAYREYQEKAIGRTGLRKMYIGTLTLALFLATFIAMMLALALGNQLARPLFLLAQGTKEVTEGDYTPKREIKSRDELGFLTQSFNAMTRQLSEARAAVEANRVALEHSKAYLESILANLTAGVFVFDRQFRLTTANRGAERIFRQPFASLFGSSLDRISVLSEFGAMVRKAFADLEAAGGDDQGDTGHWQQQMALQVPGEADPLTLLVRGARLVSAAGSDSDDEETSGYVVVFDDISDVISAQRSIAWGEVARRLAHEIKNPLTPIQLSAERLQMKLTDKLSPSDADVLKRGATTIVNQVAAMKQMVDDFRDYARTPPAVLSNLQLNELVSEVLTLYGIEEGKTPIVVELADLPVIRGDATQLRQVIHNLLQNAQDAVADIGQPRVLLETRTVEYGDPDAEGKVSVAVRLTVSDNGPGFPARILTRAFEPYVTTKAKGTGLGLAMVKKIVDEHGARIDIRNRLKAGDVIEGAQISILFLQLADNKAAAPGSGPQAVHGSGGASQGKTKATVQTRAA; this is translated from the coding sequence GTGCTAAATAAAGTGCGCCGCGCCACCAGTGTCGGCAGCCTCGTCCTGCGGGTGCTGGTGTCGACGGTGGCCGTCACGGCTGTCCTGCTGCTCGTGCTGCTCGCAGCAGCGAGCGCGAATACCGAGTTCTTCGATCGCTACTACGGCTGGCTCTACGCGGCCAACGTCGCCGTCGCGCTGATCTTCATGCTGATCGTCGCGGTGCTCGTCGTCATCATCGTCACGCGATTACGCAAGGGAAAGTTCGGCACACGGCTGCTGGCGAAGCTCGCATTCTTCTTCGCGCTGGTCGGCGTGGTGCCGGGCGGCATCATCTACATCGTGTCGTATCAGTTCGTGTCGCGCAGTATCGAATCGTGGTTCGACGTGAATGTCGAAACGGCGTTGACCTCCGGGCTGAATCTCGGACGCGGCATGCTCGACGCGTCGCTGTCCGATCTGCAAACCAAAGGCCGCCTGATGGCCGAGCAGCTCGCGAGCGCGGATTCCGCCGGCACGACGCTCACGCTCTTGCGTTTGCGCGACCAGTTCGGCGTGCAGGATGCGACGATCGTCGAACCGTCGCGCAGTATGTCGGGCCCGACGCCGGAGATGCACGTGGTCGCGCAGGCGACCAGCAATTATGCGTCGCTGGTGCCTAGCGATCTGCCCACGCCGATCATGATCGAGCAGGCGCGTGGCCGCGGCTTTGCATCGATTGAAGGTGAAGTGGATGGCGATCCGAAAGCGCGCGGCGCGAAGGGCGCATTGCGTCTGCGCATCGTGCAGCGCATTCCGGACGCCAACGCCTCGCAGTTGCAGCCGACCGAGCGTTTCCTGCAACTCACGCAGCCCGTGTCGCAATCATTGGCGCGTAACGCGGATGCCGTGCAGCGCGCGTATCGCGAGTATCAGGAGAAAGCGATTGGGCGCACGGGCTTGCGCAAGATGTATATCGGCACGCTGACGCTCGCGCTGTTCCTCGCGACCTTTATCGCGATGATGCTCGCGCTCGCGCTCGGCAATCAGCTCGCGCGGCCGCTGTTCCTGCTTGCGCAAGGCACGAAGGAAGTGACGGAAGGCGACTACACGCCGAAGCGCGAGATCAAGTCGCGCGATGAACTGGGCTTCCTCACGCAGTCGTTCAACGCGATGACGCGCCAGTTGTCTGAAGCGCGCGCGGCCGTCGAAGCAAACCGCGTCGCACTCGAACATTCGAAGGCGTACCTCGAGAGCATTCTCGCGAACCTGACAGCGGGCGTGTTCGTCTTCGACCGGCAGTTCCGCCTGACCACGGCCAATCGTGGCGCGGAGCGTATCTTCCGTCAGCCGTTCGCGTCGCTGTTCGGTTCGTCGCTGGATCGCATCAGCGTGTTGAGCGAATTCGGCGCGATGGTGCGTAAGGCGTTCGCGGATCTCGAAGCGGCGGGCGGCGACGATCAGGGCGACACAGGACACTGGCAACAGCAGATGGCGCTGCAGGTCCCGGGCGAAGCCGATCCGCTGACGCTGCTCGTGCGCGGCGCGCGGCTCGTGTCGGCGGCGGGCAGCGACAGCGACGATGAAGAGACGTCCGGTTACGTCGTCGTGTTCGACGATATCTCCGACGTGATCTCCGCGCAGCGTTCGATCGCATGGGGCGAAGTCGCGCGGCGTCTCGCGCACGAGATCAAGAATCCTCTTACGCCGATCCAACTTTCGGCCGAGCGCTTGCAGATGAAGCTTACTGACAAGCTCTCGCCATCGGATGCAGACGTATTGAAGCGCGGTGCCACTACAATCGTGAATCAGGTCGCCGCGATGAAGCAGATGGTCGACGATTTCCGCGACTACGCGCGGACGCCGCCGGCCGTGCTTTCGAATCTGCAACTGAACGAACTGGTCAGCGAAGTGCTGACGCTGTATGGAATCGAAGAAGGCAAGACTCCGATTGTCGTCGAATTGGCGGACTTGCCCGTTATACGAGGTGACGCGACGCAATTGCGTCAGGTGATCCATAACCTCCTGCAGAACGCACAGGATGCTGTCGCCGATATCGGGCAACCGCGTGTGTTGCTTGAGACGAGGACAGTAGAATATGGCGATCCCGACGCAGAGGGCAAAGTGAGCGTCGCGGTGCGATTGACCGTGTCGGACAACGGTCCGGGCTTCCCCGCGCGCATCCTCACGCGTGCGTTCGAACCTTACGTGACGACCAAAGCCAAAGGAACAGGTCTTGGACTCGCCATGGTCAAGAAGATCGTCGATGAACACGGCGCACGGATCGACATTCGCAATCGCCTGAAAGCGGGCGATGTGATTGAAGGCGCGCAAATTTCGATCCTCTTCCTACAACTCGCAGACAACAAGGCTGCGGCGCCTGGAAGCGGGCCGCAGGCGGTGCACGGCAGTGGCGGTGCATCGCAGGGAAAGACAAAAGCAACAGTGCAGACAAGGGCAGCTTAA
- a CDS encoding LysE family translocator: protein MFGITHFEFFVVAVFLLNVTPGPDTAYIVGRSVAQGRRAGLMSALGISAGCCVHSLACAFGLTALLAASATAFTVIKFVGAIYLVYLGVRLILVKPEAGQATGETRAPGAPKSLRQLFMQGFWTNVLNPKVVLFFVSFFPQFVTADSNNKILAFLTLGVVFVVMSMAWNSFVAWIAGSVTRRFSGKPGVKKWLDRTVGSAFVGLGIRLATATR, encoded by the coding sequence ATGTTCGGCATCACCCATTTCGAGTTCTTCGTCGTCGCTGTCTTTCTGCTCAACGTCACGCCGGGGCCCGACACCGCTTATATCGTCGGCCGAAGCGTCGCGCAGGGGCGCCGCGCGGGGCTGATGTCGGCGCTCGGCATTTCGGCCGGATGCTGCGTGCACTCGCTCGCGTGCGCGTTCGGGCTGACCGCACTGCTGGCTGCATCGGCTACGGCCTTCACGGTGATCAAGTTCGTCGGCGCGATCTATCTCGTGTATCTCGGCGTGCGCCTCATTCTCGTGAAGCCCGAAGCCGGCCAGGCCACGGGCGAAACGCGCGCTCCCGGCGCACCAAAGTCGTTGCGGCAGCTTTTCATGCAAGGTTTCTGGACCAATGTGCTGAATCCGAAGGTCGTGCTGTTCTTTGTGTCATTTTTTCCGCAATTCGTGACCGCCGACAGCAACAACAAGATCCTGGCGTTTCTCACGCTCGGCGTCGTGTTCGTCGTGATGAGCATGGCTTGGAACAGCTTTGTCGCGTGGATTGCGGGCAGCGTCACGCGTCGGTTCTCCGGTAAGCCCGGTGTCAAGAAGTGGCTGGACCGCACTGTCGGCAGCGCATTTGTCGGGCTTGGAATCAGGCTCGCCACGGCAACGCGGTGA
- the rsmB gene encoding 16S rRNA (cytosine(967)-C(5))-methyltransferase RsmB, whose translation MTRKPSKPASPQRSRDSRLSALHLAPESLGFALDCAAQAIGAVRLGAALPAALQSSFMSLPESVATASRGAVQDIAYRTMRRLGTAEWLIVKLVRKAPPPHIAHVLACALALLADDESDAAYAPFTVVDQAVDAIGARREFAFAKGLVNAVLRNFLREREALLADAKNDAVAHWNYPVWWIDAVRNAWPDAWQDMLAAGNSQGPLTLRVNARRSTVEAYLQTLRDHQIAATQAGDHAVRLDTPMPVDRIPGFSEGVVSVQDAGAQLAAQLLGVRDGMRVLDACAAPGGKTGHLLELADIDLIALESDATRARRIGENLQRLGLHAHVRVGDAGNPAQWHDAADLPFDRILADVPCSASGIVRRHPDIRWLRRASDIPALVEEQRRILEALWPLVKTGGELLYVTCSIFPEEGELQAQWFGNQHADAVRLDAPGQLLPAVARAPADVSAGSRAGQSTGSSLDHDGFFYARFQKR comes from the coding sequence ATGACCCGAAAGCCTTCCAAGCCTGCTTCGCCGCAGCGTTCGCGCGACTCCCGTCTGTCGGCGTTGCACCTCGCGCCTGAATCCCTCGGTTTCGCGCTCGACTGCGCGGCGCAAGCCATTGGCGCCGTGCGCCTTGGCGCGGCCCTGCCGGCTGCATTGCAGTCGAGCTTCATGTCGTTGCCGGAGAGTGTCGCAACGGCCTCGCGCGGCGCTGTGCAGGACATCGCCTACCGGACGATGCGCCGGCTCGGCACAGCCGAATGGCTGATCGTGAAACTCGTGCGCAAGGCGCCGCCGCCGCATATCGCGCATGTGCTGGCGTGCGCGCTCGCATTGCTGGCCGATGACGAGAGCGACGCGGCCTACGCGCCTTTCACGGTCGTCGATCAGGCCGTGGATGCGATCGGCGCGCGGCGCGAGTTCGCGTTTGCGAAAGGGCTGGTCAACGCGGTGCTGCGCAACTTCTTGCGGGAGCGCGAGGCATTGCTCGCCGATGCAAAGAACGACGCCGTCGCTCACTGGAACTATCCGGTCTGGTGGATCGACGCAGTACGCAATGCATGGCCCGATGCGTGGCAGGACATGCTCGCCGCAGGCAACAGCCAGGGTCCGCTGACGCTGCGCGTGAACGCGCGCCGCTCTACTGTCGAGGCCTACCTGCAAACGTTGCGCGATCATCAGATTGCCGCGACTCAGGCGGGCGACCATGCCGTGCGTCTCGACACGCCGATGCCCGTCGACCGCATTCCCGGTTTCAGCGAAGGCGTCGTCTCCGTGCAGGACGCGGGGGCGCAACTGGCCGCGCAGTTGCTCGGCGTGCGCGACGGCATGCGCGTGCTGGATGCGTGCGCAGCGCCCGGTGGCAAAACGGGCCATCTGCTCGAACTCGCCGACATCGATCTGATCGCGCTCGAAAGCGACGCGACGCGCGCGCGACGCATCGGCGAAAACCTGCAGCGTTTGGGTTTGCACGCGCATGTGCGAGTCGGCGATGCGGGCAATCCGGCGCAATGGCACGACGCCGCCGATCTGCCTTTCGATCGCATTCTCGCCGACGTGCCCTGTTCGGCTTCGGGCATCGTGCGCCGTCATCCGGACATTCGCTGGTTGCGCCGCGCGTCGGACATTCCCGCGCTCGTCGAAGAACAGCGCCGCATTCTCGAAGCGCTGTGGCCGCTCGTCAAAACGGGCGGCGAGTTGTTGTACGTTACGTGCTCGATCTTTCCCGAAGAAGGCGAGTTGCAGGCTCAGTGGTTTGGAAACCAGCACGCGGATGCGGTACGATTGGACGCGCCGGGGCAACTGCTCCCAGCAGTCGCCCGCGCGCCCGCCGACGTATCGGCTGGTTCCCGCGCCGGACAAAGCACTGGTTCGAGCTTAGACCACGACGGATTCTTCTACGCGCGCTTTCAGAAACGGTGA
- the queE gene encoding 7-carboxy-7-deazaguanine synthase, with the protein MTYAVKEIFYTLQGEGANAGRPAVFCRFAGCNLWSGREEDRADAVCQFCDTDFVGTDGENGGKFRTPEELAAKIASLWPEGEGQRFVVCTGGEPMLQIDQPLVDALHAQGFEIAIETNGSLPVLDTIDWICVSPKADAPLVQTKGNELKVVVPQENQRLADYAKLDFDYFLVQPMDGPSRDINTKLAIDWCKRHPQWRLSMQTHKYLNIP; encoded by the coding sequence ATGACGTACGCGGTCAAGGAAATCTTCTACACGTTGCAGGGCGAGGGCGCGAACGCCGGACGTCCGGCCGTGTTTTGCCGGTTCGCCGGATGCAACCTGTGGTCGGGCCGCGAAGAAGATCGCGCGGACGCGGTGTGCCAGTTCTGCGATACCGACTTCGTCGGCACCGACGGCGAGAACGGCGGCAAATTCCGCACGCCCGAAGAACTCGCCGCGAAGATTGCATCGTTGTGGCCCGAAGGCGAAGGCCAACGGTTCGTCGTGTGCACGGGTGGCGAGCCGATGCTGCAGATTGACCAGCCGCTTGTCGATGCATTGCACGCACAAGGCTTTGAAATCGCGATCGAAACGAACGGTTCGCTCCCGGTGCTCGACACGATCGACTGGATCTGCGTGAGCCCGAAAGCCGATGCACCGCTCGTGCAGACCAAAGGCAACGAACTGAAAGTGGTCGTGCCGCAAGAAAACCAGCGTCTCGCCGACTATGCGAAGCTCGACTTCGACTATTTTCTCGTCCAGCCGATGGACGGCCCGTCGCGCGATATCAACACGAAGCTCGCCATCGACTGGTGCAAGCGTCATCCTCAATGGCGCTTGTCGATGCAGACTCACAAGTACCTGAACATTCCCTGA
- a CDS encoding DUF4390 domain-containing protein has product MIIKRFLPLRLVAALWIALALCLMAAGPARAESIAVQRASLQSDGSGWSLDARFEFELNSNLEDAVNKGIPVYFTTDFELSRPRWYWFDEQPVSVSQSIRLSFQPLTREYRVSTGGLQLGFASLNEALAVIKHVTSWHVIDRNQVHPGETYTASVRMQLDIALMPKPFQIDAVNNRDWNLASDWKRFTFTVTERAK; this is encoded by the coding sequence GTGATCATCAAACGCTTTCTTCCGCTTCGGCTCGTGGCCGCGCTCTGGATTGCGCTGGCCCTTTGCCTGATGGCAGCCGGGCCGGCGCGAGCCGAATCGATCGCCGTGCAGCGCGCGTCCCTGCAATCCGACGGCAGCGGCTGGAGCCTCGATGCGCGTTTCGAGTTCGAGCTGAACAGCAATCTCGAAGATGCCGTCAACAAAGGCATACCGGTTTACTTCACAACGGACTTCGAACTGAGCCGGCCGCGCTGGTACTGGTTCGACGAACAGCCGGTGAGCGTCTCGCAAAGCATCCGGCTTTCGTTCCAGCCGCTCACGCGCGAGTACCGCGTGTCGACGGGCGGTTTGCAGCTCGGCTTCGCTTCGCTGAACGAGGCGCTGGCCGTCATCAAGCATGTCACATCATGGCATGTGATCGATCGCAATCAGGTTCATCCGGGAGAAACGTACACTGCATCCGTGCGCATGCAGCTCGATATCGCATTGATGCCCAAGCCGTTCCAGATCGACGCGGTCAACAACCGCGACTGGAATCTCGCTTCCGACTGGAAGCGCTTTACCTTCACGGTGACCGAACGTGCTAAATAA
- the def gene encoding peptide deformylase: protein MALLNILNYPDKRLHKVAKPVEKVDDRIRKLVADMAETMYAAPGVGLAATQVDVHERVIVIDVSDAHDELRAFINPEIIWSSDEREIHEEGCLSVPGIYDNVERAEKVRVRALNEKGETFELDCEGLLAVCIQHEMDHLMGKVFVEYLSPLKQTRIKNKMKKLAHAM from the coding sequence ATGGCTTTACTCAACATCCTCAACTACCCGGACAAGCGTCTGCACAAGGTCGCGAAGCCGGTCGAAAAGGTCGATGACCGTATCCGCAAGCTCGTCGCCGATATGGCCGAGACGATGTACGCCGCGCCCGGCGTAGGGCTCGCCGCGACCCAGGTGGACGTGCACGAGCGCGTGATCGTGATCGACGTGTCCGATGCGCACGACGAACTGCGCGCGTTCATCAACCCGGAAATCATCTGGTCGAGCGACGAAAGGGAGATCCACGAAGAAGGCTGCCTGTCGGTGCCCGGGATCTACGACAACGTCGAGCGCGCCGAAAAGGTGCGCGTGCGCGCGCTGAACGAGAAAGGCGAAACTTTCGAGCTGGATTGCGAAGGGCTGCTCGCCGTCTGCATCCAGCACGAAATGGATCATTTGATGGGCAAGGTGTTCGTCGAGTACCTGTCGCCGCTCAAGCAGACGCGTATCAAGAACAAGATGAAAAAGCTCGCGCACGCGATGTAA